From Acidobacteriota bacterium, one genomic window encodes:
- the recO gene encoding DNA repair protein RecO yields the protein MGILSSEAIILRTYPLRETDKIVVAYTREYGKVRGVARGSRRIKSRFSGRLEPLSWVELVAFEGRNQELVSIDKVELLKGYGLEMQDYQAYLRASYLLELLMETVPEHEANDSLFRLLLHVLPLLGDSHKSRLASVYFQIWHLKLAGLLPSLSACSGCGAGLGSGTGAYSQRDTPGFFCRECRKGTGRRVGGNVMELAGLVVKKSLPDLAGGRVALEAVSALNAVAEEMVQAAFERKFDSLSLLRRESENR from the coding sequence ATGGGGATTCTGAGTAGTGAAGCCATCATCCTGCGGACCTATCCGCTCAGGGAAACAGACAAGATTGTGGTGGCCTATACTCGAGAATACGGCAAGGTGCGCGGGGTGGCTCGCGGAAGCCGTCGGATCAAGAGCCGATTCTCCGGTCGTCTGGAGCCCTTGTCATGGGTAGAGCTGGTTGCCTTTGAAGGGCGTAATCAGGAGTTGGTATCAATCGACAAGGTGGAGTTGCTCAAGGGTTATGGCTTGGAAATGCAGGATTACCAGGCTTACCTGCGTGCCTCCTATTTGTTGGAACTCCTGATGGAAACGGTTCCCGAACATGAGGCCAACGATTCTCTGTTTCGCCTGCTGCTGCATGTGCTACCGTTGCTGGGGGATAGTCACAAGTCCCGGCTGGCCTCCGTCTACTTCCAGATCTGGCATTTGAAACTGGCAGGATTGCTTCCCAGCCTTTCCGCGTGCAGTGGCTGCGGCGCGGGTTTGGGCTCCGGAACGGGAGCCTACTCCCAGCGGGATACCCCTGGGTTTTTCTGTCGGGAGTGCCGGAAAGGGACAGGACGTCGAGTTGGCGGAAACGTTATGGAGTTGGCCGGTCTGGTGGTGAAGAAGTCTCTGCCGGATCTGGCAGGCGGGCGAGTCGCACTGGAGGCTGTTTCAGCGCTCAATGCGGTCGCAGAGGAGATGGTTCAGGCCGCGTTCGAGCGAAAGTTCGATTCGCTGTCGCTGCTACGGCGGGAATCCGAGAATCGGTAG
- a CDS encoding glycine--tRNA ligase subunit alpha has protein sequence MWFQQLFMELQTFWAEQGCVIHLPYDVEKGAGTMNPETFFRVLGPDPYRVAYLEPSRRPADGRYGENPNRVQKHHQLQVVLKPSPPEVQSLYLQSLEKIGIDLRGHDIRFEEDNWESPTLGAWGAGWQVLLDGLEITQFTYFQQAGGLELNPVSVELTYGLERIAMFLSHISDVFDLKWNASVGYRDLRHADEVQFSRYNFESADIDLHFGWFNDYEKEADRLIKEGLILPAYDYCLKCSHTFNILDARGAISVSERTQMIQRVRTLACRIARQYLNGEDHP, from the coding sequence ATGTGGTTCCAACAACTGTTCATGGAATTGCAGACGTTCTGGGCAGAGCAGGGGTGTGTCATCCATCTGCCCTATGACGTGGAAAAAGGGGCGGGAACCATGAACCCCGAGACCTTCTTCCGGGTACTCGGCCCCGATCCCTATCGAGTGGCCTATCTGGAGCCCAGCAGGCGTCCTGCAGACGGCAGATATGGGGAGAATCCCAACCGGGTCCAAAAGCACCACCAGCTTCAAGTCGTTCTGAAGCCCAGCCCGCCCGAGGTGCAGTCCCTCTATCTGCAGAGTCTGGAAAAGATAGGCATTGACCTGCGTGGTCACGATATTCGATTTGAAGAGGACAATTGGGAATCGCCCACGCTGGGGGCCTGGGGAGCCGGCTGGCAGGTTCTGCTGGATGGGCTGGAGATTACCCAGTTTACCTATTTCCAGCAGGCCGGGGGACTGGAGCTGAACCCGGTTTCGGTGGAACTCACCTATGGGTTGGAACGGATTGCCATGTTCCTGAGCCACATATCGGACGTGTTCGACCTAAAGTGGAATGCCAGTGTGGGATATCGAGACCTCAGGCACGCGGACGAAGTCCAGTTTTCCCGATACAATTTCGAATCTGCCGATATCGACCTGCACTTCGGCTGGTTCAATGATTACGAAAAGGAGGCGGATCGTCTCATCAAAGAGGGATTGATCCTGCCGGCATACGATTACTGTCTCAAATGCTCCCACACCTTCAATATCCTGGATGCCAGGGGCGCCATCAGCGTCTCCGAACGCACCCAGATGATTCAGCGTGTGCGCACCCTCGCCTGCCGCATCGCGCGACAATATCTGAACGGCGAAGACCATCCGTAG
- the glyS gene encoding glycine--tRNA ligase subunit beta has translation MVSEFLLEIGCEEIPARFLPGASQQLKRNIQQALSDHSLGFDEIEAYSTPRRLIVHARGVATTQPARSEEITGPPWAIAFDRDGHPTAAALGFARKHQVGVEALSRVKTPKGSYLAYRKQVPGRGADGILAEEVPNAIKGLELPKSMRWESSQFLFLRPIRWILCLFDGRVVPVQLASVRAGDRTYGHRILAGNRPAVVTDFADYRQRLQDSDVEIDSMKRLSRIEADLEAAALGQGGRLVEDRRLLQTVSHLSEHPSVVCGDFDPSFLKLPAEVLITVMREHQKYFSLQDPGGKLLPKFLAVVDSDGAFSRQIQAGHERVLSARLSDAAFFWESDLKVSLQDRIGLLKKITYQRNLGTLFHKTRRIRALSKVMVKSIRHPELLAPVEQAAELCKTDLTTEMVREFSNLQGVVGGLYGRVQGMEPAASEAIYDHYLPVASEDGVPRGLAGAIVAMADKLDTLAGAFCLGLVPTGSRDPLGLRRQAMGLIRILLEKELDLSCERMLGKAYEGVRRFADRSLEDTSLIFRNFLKDRMRFLFREQGFRYDEINAVLEVCWDNPVESRKRLGAIAGMRESSDFRSLATSFKRIKNILLKAEVDPRAACAIDSALFTTPEEGLLHAQVVSLDRGISKAVGAGRHEAALGMMASLRPAVDSFFDRVLVMDEDPRVRRNRLALLAFLLQTFLRVADVSEMVTT, from the coding sequence ATGGTATCAGAGTTCTTATTGGAGATTGGCTGTGAAGAGATACCGGCGCGATTCCTGCCGGGGGCCTCGCAGCAATTGAAACGGAATATTCAACAGGCTCTCTCCGATCATTCTCTGGGCTTTGACGAAATCGAAGCCTATTCGACGCCGCGTCGCTTGATTGTGCACGCCCGTGGCGTGGCTACCACCCAGCCGGCCCGGAGCGAGGAAATCACCGGCCCACCCTGGGCCATCGCCTTTGACCGGGACGGCCACCCCACGGCCGCCGCCCTGGGGTTTGCCCGCAAGCACCAGGTCGGGGTGGAGGCTCTTTCTCGGGTCAAGACCCCAAAGGGCAGTTATCTCGCCTACCGGAAGCAGGTCCCCGGTCGCGGGGCCGACGGCATATTGGCGGAGGAGGTTCCCAACGCCATCAAGGGACTGGAGTTGCCCAAGAGCATGAGATGGGAATCGAGCCAGTTTCTGTTTCTGCGGCCGATTCGCTGGATTCTCTGCCTCTTTGACGGACGGGTTGTGCCCGTTCAACTGGCCTCGGTCCGGGCTGGCGACCGTACCTACGGGCACCGGATTCTGGCCGGCAACCGTCCAGCGGTGGTGACCGATTTCGCGGATTACCGGCAGAGACTTCAAGATTCGGATGTCGAAATCGATTCGATGAAACGGTTGAGCAGGATCGAGGCAGATCTGGAGGCAGCGGCGCTTGGGCAGGGCGGTCGTCTGGTCGAGGACCGAAGACTGCTGCAGACCGTGTCCCACCTCAGCGAGCATCCCAGCGTGGTGTGCGGGGACTTTGACCCCTCGTTCCTGAAGCTCCCGGCAGAGGTGCTGATCACGGTGATGAGAGAGCACCAGAAATACTTTTCGCTCCAGGACCCCGGGGGGAAACTGCTCCCCAAATTCCTGGCGGTGGTGGATTCGGACGGGGCTTTTTCCCGACAGATTCAAGCTGGGCATGAGCGCGTGCTCAGCGCTCGCCTGTCGGACGCTGCCTTTTTTTGGGAGTCTGACCTCAAGGTATCGCTGCAGGACCGCATCGGTCTGCTGAAGAAGATCACCTATCAGAGAAATCTTGGCACTCTATTTCATAAGACTCGAAGGATAAGAGCCTTGTCGAAGGTTATGGTCAAGAGTATCCGACACCCTGAACTCCTTGCTCCGGTGGAGCAGGCCGCCGAGTTGTGCAAGACCGATCTGACCACCGAGATGGTCCGGGAATTCAGCAATCTGCAGGGAGTCGTAGGGGGGCTCTACGGCCGTGTCCAGGGTATGGAGCCGGCAGCGTCGGAGGCCATATACGATCACTACCTGCCGGTTGCTTCGGAGGACGGTGTGCCGCGCGGCCTTGCCGGAGCGATTGTCGCCATGGCCGATAAACTGGATACACTGGCGGGAGCTTTCTGCCTGGGCCTGGTGCCCACCGGATCGCGGGACCCGCTGGGGTTGCGCCGCCAGGCCATGGGGTTGATCCGTATCCTGCTGGAGAAAGAACTGGACCTTTCCTGCGAACGAATGCTGGGCAAGGCCTATGAGGGAGTTCGCAGGTTCGCCGATCGATCGTTGGAGGATACGTCCCTGATTTTTCGGAACTTCCTGAAGGACCGGATGCGTTTCCTCTTCCGGGAGCAGGGGTTTCGCTATGATGAGATCAATGCGGTGCTGGAAGTGTGTTGGGATAATCCGGTGGAAAGCCGGAAGCGCTTGGGCGCCATCGCCGGCATGCGGGAGAGTTCCGATTTCCGGTCGCTGGCAACCAGTTTCAAGCGCATCAAGAACATTCTGTTGAAAGCCGAAGTGGATCCTCGAGCAGCCTGCGCCATCGATTCGGCGCTGTTTACAACGCCGGAGGAGGGTCTGCTCCACGCCCAGGTCGTTTCGCTTGACCGCGGTATTTCCAAGGCTGTTGGCGCCGGACGGCACGAGGCAGCTCTGGGAATGATGGCCTCGCTGAGGCCCGCGGTGGACTCCTTCTTTGACCGGGTGCTGGTGATGGATGAGGATCCGCGGGTGCGGAGGAATCGTCTCGCCCTGCTGGCATTTCTCCTTCAGACGTTTCTGAGGGTGGCTGATGTTTCCGAGATGGTGACGACCTGA
- the ppdK gene encoding pyruvate, phosphate dikinase has product MAEKSVYFFGDGMADGRADMKDLLGGKGANLAEMTNLGLPVPPGFTISTDVCSYYYREKEQYPVGLSERVSRALHKMEALMEMRFGDAQNPLLVSVRSGARASMPGMMDTVLNLGLNDSTVEGLALRTGNARFAWDSYRRFVQMYGSVVLGMKPTRKDEVDPFERMIEAKKEARGLVLDTEFTTTDLQDLVSLFKREIRQRVGVDFPDDPLQQLWGAIGAVFGSWMNPRAEEYRRLNGIPSSWGTAVNVQAMVFGNMGSDSGSGVAFTRDAATGENVLYGEYLGNAQGEDVVSGARTPASIGELARERPELYGQLDRARRILEKHYRDMLDIEFTIQQGTFYLLQCRVGKRTAFAAIRIAVDMVDEGLITPDEALLRVEPDQLNQLLRPVFDPAEKAAAIEQGRFLAKGLNAGPGAAVGRVVFNAPDAEEWKSRGERVILTRIETSPEDIKGMNAAEGILTARGGTTSHAALVARQMGKVCIAGCSALAIDYSQRQMRVNGRVIREGDFLSLDGTTGEVIQGPIAARDSEVIQVLLHQLPERKEARVYRQYRKLMEWADRVRTLEIRANADQADQAAASIAFGAEGIGLCRTEHMFFGEGEIGPMREMILASTPEMRERALSRLLPLQREDFEHIFEVMEGRPVTIRTLDPPLHEFLPHEASAQRELASDMGVSFEAVKAKVDSFHEFNPMIGFRGCRLGIVYPEITRMQAQAIFEAAANVISRGKKAVPEIMIPLVGNVKELEDQAGIVRQVARQVMDSRKLEIEYQVGTMIEVPRGALTADEIARSADFFSFGTNDLTQTTLALSRDDADRFLVPYLQRDIYPRDPFQSLDVAGVGELMKIAVAKGRATRAEIKIGICGEHGGDPSTIEFCHQLEQDYVSCSPFRVPIARLAAAQAAIRLSHPSEETSEEARAAARG; this is encoded by the coding sequence ATGGCTGAAAAGTCGGTTTACTTTTTTGGCGACGGCATGGCCGATGGGCGGGCCGACATGAAGGACCTGCTGGGCGGCAAGGGAGCCAATCTGGCGGAGATGACCAACCTGGGTTTGCCGGTTCCCCCCGGCTTCACCATTTCCACCGATGTCTGCTCCTATTATTACAGGGAAAAGGAGCAATATCCCGTCGGTCTGTCTGAACGGGTTTCCCGGGCGCTCCACAAAATGGAGGCGCTTATGGAAATGCGGTTCGGCGATGCCCAAAATCCCCTGCTGGTTTCGGTGCGCTCGGGGGCCCGGGCCTCGATGCCCGGCATGATGGACACGGTGCTGAACCTGGGATTGAACGACAGCACGGTGGAGGGACTGGCCCTGCGCACAGGCAATGCGAGGTTTGCCTGGGATTCCTATCGCCGATTCGTGCAAATGTACGGAAGCGTCGTACTTGGGATGAAGCCGACCCGAAAGGATGAGGTCGATCCCTTCGAACGCATGATCGAGGCGAAGAAGGAAGCGCGCGGACTGGTCCTGGATACGGAATTCACCACGACCGATCTCCAGGATCTGGTGAGTCTTTTCAAGCGCGAGATCAGACAACGGGTGGGAGTGGACTTTCCCGACGATCCCCTTCAGCAGCTTTGGGGAGCCATCGGAGCCGTTTTCGGTTCCTGGATGAATCCTCGTGCTGAAGAGTATCGAAGGCTCAACGGAATTCCTTCCAGTTGGGGAACGGCCGTAAACGTGCAGGCCATGGTGTTCGGGAACATGGGATCCGACTCCGGCTCCGGGGTGGCCTTCACCAGGGACGCCGCAACCGGTGAAAACGTGCTCTACGGGGAGTATCTTGGAAACGCTCAGGGGGAAGACGTGGTGTCGGGAGCCCGAACCCCCGCCTCCATTGGCGAATTGGCTCGCGAGAGGCCGGAGCTGTACGGGCAGTTGGATCGAGCGCGCAGGATCCTGGAGAAGCACTACCGGGACATGCTGGATATCGAGTTTACCATTCAGCAGGGAACGTTCTACCTGTTGCAGTGTCGGGTTGGGAAACGGACGGCATTCGCCGCCATCAGGATTGCCGTCGACATGGTGGATGAAGGGCTGATCACTCCTGATGAGGCGCTCTTGCGGGTGGAGCCGGATCAACTGAACCAGCTCCTGCGGCCGGTGTTCGATCCGGCGGAGAAAGCGGCAGCCATCGAGCAGGGCCGCTTCCTGGCCAAGGGCCTCAACGCCGGCCCCGGCGCAGCCGTCGGCCGAGTCGTCTTCAACGCGCCGGATGCCGAAGAGTGGAAGAGTCGTGGGGAACGGGTCATTCTGACCCGCATCGAGACCTCGCCTGAGGATATCAAGGGAATGAACGCGGCCGAGGGGATCCTGACGGCTCGGGGAGGCACGACCTCCCATGCCGCTCTGGTTGCCAGGCAAATGGGCAAGGTGTGCATTGCCGGCTGCAGCGCCCTGGCCATCGACTACTCTCAACGCCAGATGCGAGTCAATGGACGTGTTATCCGCGAAGGTGACTTCCTGTCGCTGGATGGAACCACCGGCGAGGTGATCCAGGGGCCCATTGCGGCGCGTGACTCGGAGGTCATACAAGTTCTCCTGCACCAGCTACCTGAAAGGAAGGAGGCGCGGGTTTACCGGCAATATCGGAAACTGATGGAATGGGCGGACCGGGTTCGTACCCTTGAAATCCGAGCCAACGCGGACCAGGCGGACCAGGCGGCGGCTTCCATCGCGTTCGGGGCAGAAGGGATCGGTTTGTGCCGAACCGAGCACATGTTCTTCGGCGAGGGAGAGATCGGCCCGATGCGGGAAATGATTCTGGCTTCGACCCCGGAAATGCGGGAGCGCGCCTTGTCCAGGCTATTGCCCCTCCAACGGGAGGATTTCGAGCACATTTTCGAAGTGATGGAGGGCAGGCCGGTCACCATCCGAACCCTTGATCCGCCTCTGCACGAGTTTCTTCCTCACGAGGCGTCGGCCCAAAGGGAATTGGCTTCGGACATGGGTGTTTCCTTTGAGGCGGTCAAGGCGAAAGTGGATTCATTTCACGAGTTCAATCCCATGATTGGATTTCGCGGCTGCCGCCTGGGGATCGTCTATCCCGAAATCACCCGGATGCAGGCGCAGGCGATTTTCGAGGCGGCCGCAAATGTAATCAGTCGAGGGAAGAAAGCCGTGCCGGAGATCATGATTCCGCTGGTCGGCAACGTCAAGGAACTGGAAGATCAGGCCGGCATCGTGCGTCAAGTGGCCCGGCAGGTGATGGATTCCCGGAAACTGGAGATCGAGTATCAGGTGGGCACCATGATCGAAGTTCCCAGGGGAGCTCTCACCGCGGACGAAATTGCGCGTTCGGCGGACTTCTTCAGCTTCGGAACCAATGACTTGACTCAAACCACCCTGGCTTTGAGCCGCGATGATGCCGACCGGTTCCTGGTGCCCTACCTGCAGCGTGACATTTATCCCAGGGATCCATTCCAGTCCCTCGATGTTGCCGGGGTTGGAGAGTTGATGAAGATTGCCGTGGCGAAGGGCAGGGCCACCCGAGCTGAAATCAAGATCGGGATCTGCGGCGAACATGGAGGCGATCCCTCCACCATCGAGTTCTGCCATCAACTGGAGCAGGACTATGTCAGCTGCTCCCCGTTTCG